From the Acidilutibacter cellobiosedens genome, one window contains:
- a CDS encoding DUF262 and DUF1524 domain-containing protein, with protein MDAIKGNMFAILNGYKQFVIPVYQRIYSWEREQCQRLWQDIVAMQKENKAGHFVGSIVNIAEQAMPTGVQKFMIIDGQQRMTTLTLLLIALRDYADAHHQDDQTINAPMITSLCLKNDFQSGYDRYKMLLTEADRDALIDLIEKKPITNKKPSRIIENYNFFVEKVTSGVLKPAAIYESIGKLQIVNITLDRQVDDPQAIFESLNSTGMDLSESDLIRNYILMGLDNDEQIYVYENIWRPTELLFDYERRSALMDRFFRDYLTMKLGHIPKINHVYEEFKQYHLNSRFNSVGDLCQDIYTFSKYYTDMCFCRSSEPALKACYSEIQALRSEVVYPFLLRVHKDWEKGSITLDELIEIIKMCINYVLRRAVCNIPTNSLNKTFATLKNFINPSDYLNSIKAAFVLMESYKEFPTDEKFVSILTTRDVYNMRIRNYILSKLENFQNKASITIENYTIEHIMPQNPNLSREWISDLGHDWQKVQRTYLHTLGNLTLTAYNAEMGDYSFTEKLNMEGGFKQSALRINSYVVLQDTWNAEKIQERAKELGTKALRIWPYPSITEEKMAPYKKNQNAKPEYTLNSYEHLNQFTRMLFEKLDLRIMNLSPDVHKEFKKMYVAYKLDTNFVDIVIHKERLCLSVNMPFEDVIDPKGICRDVSELGRWANGDVEVFFDSLGQLDDVMAIVDQAYHIQAD; from the coding sequence ATGGATGCTATTAAAGGTAATATGTTTGCAATATTGAACGGCTACAAGCAGTTTGTCATACCGGTCTATCAGAGAATTTATAGTTGGGAGCGGGAACAATGCCAGCGCCTATGGCAAGACATTGTTGCAATGCAGAAAGAAAACAAGGCTGGTCATTTTGTGGGTTCCATTGTTAATATTGCAGAACAAGCCATGCCTACCGGTGTCCAGAAGTTCATGATCATTGATGGGCAGCAGCGCATGACCACACTGACATTGCTTCTTATTGCTCTTCGGGATTATGCGGATGCGCACCACCAAGATGATCAGACTATTAATGCTCCGATGATAACCAGTCTGTGCCTGAAAAATGATTTCCAGTCTGGTTATGATCGATACAAGATGCTCTTGACCGAAGCTGACCGCGATGCTCTCATAGATTTGATTGAGAAGAAACCAATCACAAATAAGAAGCCATCCCGCATTATCGAAAACTACAATTTTTTTGTTGAAAAAGTTACATCCGGGGTATTGAAACCTGCTGCTATATATGAGTCAATTGGCAAATTGCAGATCGTGAATATCACGCTCGACAGGCAGGTTGATGATCCACAGGCAATATTTGAAAGTTTAAATTCAACAGGCATGGATTTGTCTGAATCTGACCTTATTAGAAATTATATCCTCATGGGATTGGATAACGATGAGCAGATTTATGTATATGAAAACATCTGGAGGCCAACGGAGCTGCTATTTGATTATGAAAGGCGGTCGGCTCTTATGGATAGATTCTTCCGTGATTACCTGACGATGAAGCTTGGACATATACCGAAGATAAATCACGTATACGAGGAATTCAAGCAGTATCACCTGAATAGTAGATTCAACTCCGTGGGCGATCTTTGTCAAGATATATATACTTTTTCCAAGTACTACACGGACATGTGCTTCTGTAGGAGCAGTGAACCGGCCCTCAAAGCCTGTTATTCCGAGATTCAGGCCTTACGGAGTGAGGTAGTTTATCCGTTTTTACTGAGAGTTCATAAGGATTGGGAAAAGGGATCCATTACTCTTGATGAACTCATTGAGATTATCAAGATGTGCATCAATTATGTCTTAAGGCGTGCAGTTTGTAATATCCCGACTAACTCCCTGAACAAGACGTTTGCTACCCTTAAAAACTTTATAAATCCAAGTGACTATTTGAATTCTATCAAGGCGGCATTCGTACTTATGGAATCTTATAAAGAATTCCCGACTGATGAGAAGTTTGTTTCCATTCTGACTACACGGGATGTTTATAATATGCGCATCAGAAATTATATTTTAAGCAAACTCGAAAATTTTCAGAATAAAGCATCTATCACTATTGAAAATTATACCATCGAGCACATTATGCCACAGAATCCGAATCTCTCCCGAGAATGGATTTCTGATTTAGGTCATGATTGGCAAAAAGTGCAAAGAACATACCTACATACGCTTGGCAACCTTACTTTGACAGCATACAATGCCGAAATGGGCGATTACTCTTTCACTGAAAAGCTCAATATGGAAGGAGGATTCAAGCAGAGCGCATTACGCATCAACAGCTATGTGGTTTTGCAAGACACATGGAACGCTGAGAAGATTCAGGAACGCGCCAAAGAGCTTGGAACAAAAGCCTTGCGGATTTGGCCTTATCCGTCAATTACTGAAGAGAAAATGGCCCCTTATAAAAAAAACCAAAATGCAAAGCCCGAATATACACTTAACAGCTATGAGCATTTAAATCAATTTACCCGGATGTTGTTTGAAAAGTTGGATCTTAGGATTATGAATTTGTCTCCGGATGTTCACAAGGAATTTAAAAAGATGTATGTTGCCTATAAACTGGATACTAACTTTGTTGATATCGTAATTCATAAAGAACGGTTGTGCCTTTCAGTGAATATGCCGTTCGAAGATGTTATCGACCCAAAAGGTATTTGCAGGGATGTGAGTGAACTCGGACGCTGGGCAAATGGCGATGTCGAGGTGTTTTTTGATTCGCTGGGACAACTTGATGATGTGATGGCAATTGTCGATCAGGCATATCATATTCAAGCCGATTAA